The Neochlamydia sp. S13 genome has a segment encoding these proteins:
- a CDS encoding AURKAIP1/COX24 domain-containing protein, translated as MSSVKKKRRYKIAKHKRKKRSRRDRHKT; from the coding sequence ATGTCATCTGTAAAAAAGAAGCGCAGATACAAAATTGCAAAGCATAAGCGCAAGAAGCGTAGTAGACGTGATCGTCACAAAACCTAA
- the rpoN gene encoding RNA polymerase factor sigma-54: MSDPISLNLLARQATSLKQTQRLMMSPQMQQAIHLLQMPVLELSATVEQEVQQNPLLDFIEGEEENSNLKKLEEENAEIPEEGEQQPEKELSFNENDFEIMKKLDEEFRDYLYDLPPSSHRTQEEEKLKTFQESSIYAESSLFEYLMQQAKESFDHEEDRAIAEAIIGNFDENGFLQTPLQEIAGLYNFPIGKIKSLLKTIQAFEPYGVGAANMQESLLIQLRCRQKHHTLAYKILEEHYEDLIHNRIPSINKKLACSSEEISKALQKDISRLDLHPGTGHFKHFVQYITPDATIEISNDNLAVRINNDFLPSMRINRRYLQMLEDESLSSDTKEFIRIKLSSAKWLFKNVHQRNDTLLKILELLTNQQKEFFLDDCGKLMPLTMKSIAEQLNLHESTIARAVANKYIDTPRGILPLRSFFTNALQSQKGEDISSNTIKSLLKEIISQEDKKHPLSDANLSKLLTEKGMDCARRTIAKYRTELKLGNAQQRRQY, translated from the coding sequence ATGAGTGATCCAATTTCTTTAAACCTATTAGCTCGCCAAGCCACAAGCCTTAAGCAAACGCAGCGCCTGATGATGTCGCCACAAATGCAACAGGCTATTCATTTGCTACAAATGCCTGTGCTAGAGCTTTCAGCAACCGTGGAGCAAGAAGTTCAACAAAACCCTTTGCTCGATTTTATTGAAGGAGAAGAGGAGAATTCTAATTTAAAGAAGTTAGAAGAAGAGAATGCAGAAATTCCTGAGGAAGGCGAACAACAACCTGAAAAAGAATTATCTTTTAATGAAAATGATTTTGAGATTATGAAAAAACTCGATGAAGAGTTTCGGGACTATCTATACGATCTTCCTCCTTCCAGCCATCGCACACAAGAAGAAGAAAAGCTTAAGACATTTCAGGAAAGCTCTATTTACGCTGAAAGTTCTCTTTTTGAATATTTAATGCAACAGGCAAAAGAATCTTTTGATCATGAAGAAGATAGAGCAATAGCTGAAGCAATCATTGGTAACTTTGATGAGAATGGATTTTTGCAAACTCCCCTTCAAGAAATTGCTGGGCTTTATAATTTTCCTATAGGAAAAATTAAAAGTCTTTTAAAAACAATACAAGCTTTCGAGCCCTATGGGGTTGGAGCCGCCAATATGCAAGAATCTTTACTTATTCAATTACGATGTCGCCAAAAGCACCATACTCTCGCTTACAAAATTCTTGAAGAACATTATGAAGACCTTATTCATAATCGCATTCCTTCTATTAATAAAAAGCTTGCTTGCTCCTCGGAAGAAATCTCAAAGGCTCTGCAAAAAGATATTTCTCGCTTGGATCTGCATCCTGGAACAGGACATTTCAAACATTTTGTCCAATATATTACTCCGGATGCTACTATTGAAATAAGCAATGATAACTTAGCTGTACGCATAAACAATGATTTTCTACCCTCCATGCGGATTAATAGACGTTATTTGCAGATGTTAGAGGATGAATCTCTTTCTTCAGATACCAAAGAGTTTATTCGTATTAAGTTATCCTCGGCTAAATGGCTCTTTAAGAATGTGCATCAGCGTAATGACACTCTTTTAAAAATCTTAGAACTACTTACCAACCAGCAAAAGGAATTTTTCTTGGATGATTGCGGCAAGCTTATGCCTTTAACAATGAAATCAATAGCCGAACAATTGAACTTGCATGAATCTACTATTGCCCGCGCAGTTGCTAATAAATATATCGATACTCCCCGCGGGATCCTTCCTTTGCGCTCCTTTTTTACAAACGCTTTACAGTCACAAAAAGGAGAAGACATTTCTTCCAATACCATAAAAAGCTTACTGAAGGAAATAATTAGCCAAGAAGATAAAAAACATCCTTTGTCCGATGCCAATTTATCTAAGCTATTAACGGAAAAAGGAATGGACTGCGCTAGACGTACAATAGCCAAATATCGAACCGAGCTCAAGCTAGGCAATGCTCAGCAAAGGCGCCAATATTAA
- a CDS encoding SulP family inorganic anion transporter, which produces MQSKYTDFIPKSIVCFREGYSKEYFLNDLFAGISVGVIALPLALAFAIASGVSPERGLFTAIIAGFLISLLGGSRVQIGGPTGAFVIIVDAAIQKHGYEGLALATLIAGILIVLMGLARFGVLLKFIPYPVITGFTTGIALIIFSSQIKDFFGLEADRVPSEFLEKYKFYYEIAPTWNLWAFLIAFSTLTLIFVLRHYHPRWPGAIIAITLATTAAYFFDLPIETIESKFGEIPRTLPSPALPHFSYDLFKAVLPDAITIALLGAIESLLSAVVADGMIGTKHRSNGELVAQGLANIGSVIFGGIPATGAIARTSANIRMGAKTPVAGMIHAITLLLLMLFLAPLAGKIPLAALAGVLTFVAWNMSELPHVIEILKGHQSDAIILLITFLLTVLIDLTVAVQVGIILAALLFLKRMTDKTTVEICQNLVKENKNEIAEPSDAELLFRKDIPSDVTVFEIRGPFFYSVADLLDEVLFQLNYHPRVFILRLHKTPLIDATGLRAIKQFGLKCKKKGIIFMLADVDDKNYDLFINSGIAEAIGKDLMFKDIEAALAYCK; this is translated from the coding sequence ATGCAATCTAAATATACGGATTTTATTCCCAAAAGCATTGTATGTTTTCGTGAAGGTTATTCAAAAGAATACTTTTTAAATGATCTTTTTGCAGGAATCAGCGTAGGTGTTATTGCGCTTCCATTGGCTCTGGCTTTCGCCATTGCTTCAGGGGTGTCACCGGAAAGGGGATTATTTACAGCAATTATCGCGGGTTTTCTCATTTCTTTGCTGGGTGGTAGCCGTGTGCAAATTGGGGGCCCAACAGGAGCTTTTGTTATCATCGTAGATGCAGCCATACAAAAGCACGGATATGAAGGCTTAGCTTTGGCCACCCTCATAGCGGGTATCCTGATCGTATTGATGGGGTTGGCACGCTTTGGTGTACTTCTTAAATTTATTCCCTACCCTGTAATCACAGGGTTTACCACCGGCATCGCACTGATTATTTTTTCTTCGCAAATTAAAGATTTTTTTGGACTAGAGGCAGATAGAGTTCCCTCTGAGTTCCTTGAAAAGTATAAATTTTATTATGAAATCGCACCTACATGGAACCTATGGGCATTTTTAATTGCCTTTTCGACGCTTACCTTAATATTTGTATTAAGGCATTATCATCCTAGATGGCCAGGTGCAATCATTGCAATCACTCTAGCTACGACTGCTGCCTATTTTTTTGATCTTCCTATTGAAACTATTGAATCCAAATTTGGAGAAATCCCTAGAACTCTTCCCAGCCCAGCCCTTCCTCACTTTTCCTATGATCTTTTTAAAGCGGTACTCCCTGACGCCATTACAATAGCTTTATTAGGAGCCATAGAGTCTTTATTATCCGCTGTTGTGGCCGACGGAATGATAGGAACCAAACATAGATCAAATGGAGAGCTAGTGGCTCAAGGATTAGCAAATATAGGATCAGTAATCTTTGGAGGCATTCCAGCAACAGGAGCCATTGCCCGTACCTCAGCTAACATAAGAATGGGGGCCAAAACGCCTGTAGCAGGTATGATTCATGCCATTACCCTTCTTCTGCTTATGCTTTTTTTGGCTCCTCTAGCAGGGAAAATTCCCTTAGCGGCTCTGGCGGGTGTCCTAACATTTGTTGCTTGGAATATGAGCGAGCTGCCGCATGTTATAGAAATTTTAAAAGGACATCAGAGTGACGCAATTATTTTACTCATCACATTTTTACTAACCGTTTTGATAGATCTTACGGTTGCTGTACAAGTCGGTATTATTTTGGCAGCTCTGCTATTTCTGAAACGAATGACTGACAAAACTACCGTAGAAATTTGTCAAAATTTAGTGAAGGAGAATAAAAATGAAATAGCAGAACCTTCTGATGCTGAACTTCTTTTTCGAAAAGATATCCCCTCTGATGTGACAGTTTTCGAGATTAGAGGGCCATTTTTCTATAGCGTGGCTGATCTACTCGATGAGGTTCTTTTTCAATTAAACTATCACCCCCGAGTTTTTATTCTACGTCTTCATAAAACTCCCTTAATTGACGCGACTGGATTACGAGCTATTAAGCAATTTGGATTGAAGTGTAAAAAGAAAGGCATAATATTTATGCTCGCTGATGTCGATGATAAAAACTATGATTTATTTATTAACTCAGGAATAGCAGAAGCCATTGGAAAAGACCTTATGTTTAAAGACATTGAAGCAGCCCTTGCTTATTGTAAATAG
- the dnaB gene encoding replicative DNA helicase, whose product MSDNPSKVRVAPNSKESEMMVLGCMLTSVNGLNIAADGLDEADFYYTEHKIIFEVLKTSYKNDKPADVHLVCEELKRLSKLKAAGGAAYITTLAQYAGTSAYIEEYTDIVRNKAILRRMINTSQVVEKKALEEPQDVLGALDEAQQLFYQISQTANQTTGKLISQILSGVKAETATPFLKALEERQVRYQERGPEESGITGLPTFYTDLDKLINGLNNSNLMILAARPAMGKTALAINIAENVCFKSNMPVGVFSLEMSAEQLVHRIICSQSEVESDKIKTGSLNGIEYQRIVSAVNMMQNHVMVIDDQPGLKITDLRARARRMKETYGIGFLVIDYLQLITGSGSFRGQENRQNEISEISRLLKNLARELNIPVLCLSQLSRKVEERQGHRPMMSDLRESGSIEQDSDIILFLLRREYYDPMDKPGMAELIVAKNRHGGVGSINFTYRKEIVQFANYIPVKYDPNASAEKEMASEFGNFN is encoded by the coding sequence ATGTCAGATAATCCTTCTAAAGTTCGCGTGGCTCCTAACTCTAAAGAATCTGAAATGATGGTTCTAGGATGCATGCTTACCAGTGTCAACGGCCTTAACATTGCGGCGGATGGCCTAGATGAGGCCGATTTTTATTACACCGAGCATAAAATCATTTTTGAGGTTTTAAAGACTTCTTATAAAAATGATAAGCCTGCTGACGTGCATCTTGTCTGTGAAGAGTTAAAGCGCTTAAGTAAGCTAAAAGCGGCAGGTGGAGCTGCTTATATAACAACTTTAGCTCAATATGCTGGTACTTCCGCTTATATTGAAGAATACACCGACATTGTTCGCAACAAAGCTATTTTAAGACGCATGATTAATACGTCTCAAGTGGTTGAAAAAAAAGCCCTGGAAGAGCCACAAGATGTGCTGGGTGCTCTAGATGAAGCCCAGCAACTTTTTTATCAAATAAGCCAAACTGCCAATCAAACGACAGGTAAGCTGATTAGCCAAATTTTATCCGGCGTTAAGGCTGAAACGGCTACTCCTTTTTTGAAAGCTTTAGAAGAGCGGCAGGTTCGTTATCAAGAACGTGGGCCGGAAGAAAGTGGTATTACTGGTCTTCCTACTTTCTATACCGACTTGGATAAGTTAATTAATGGACTCAATAATTCTAATTTGATGATCCTTGCTGCTCGCCCCGCTATGGGTAAAACGGCCTTAGCTATCAATATCGCCGAAAATGTCTGCTTTAAGAGCAATATGCCAGTAGGTGTTTTTTCCTTAGAGATGAGTGCAGAGCAACTCGTGCATCGAATTATTTGCTCTCAGTCAGAAGTAGAGTCCGATAAAATTAAAACAGGCTCTTTAAATGGTATTGAATACCAAAGGATTGTTTCAGCTGTCAATATGATGCAAAATCATGTGATGGTCATTGATGATCAGCCTGGACTTAAAATTACAGATTTAAGAGCACGTGCCCGACGTATGAAAGAAACTTACGGCATAGGGTTTTTAGTGATAGACTACTTGCAATTGATTACAGGCTCCGGCTCTTTTCGAGGACAGGAAAATCGTCAGAATGAAATCTCAGAAATTTCACGTTTACTAAAAAATTTGGCAAGGGAGCTTAATATTCCTGTCCTATGTCTATCCCAGCTGTCAAGAAAAGTAGAAGAGCGTCAAGGACATCGTCCGATGATGAGTGATTTGCGTGAAAGTGGTAGTATTGAGCAAGACTCGGATATTATTTTATTCTTATTGAGGCGAGAATATTATGATCCTATGGATAAACCTGGCATGGCTGAATTGATAGTAGCTAAAAACCGCCATGGCGGGGTAGGAAGTATTAACTTTACCTATCGTAAAGAAATCGTGCAGTTTGCTAATTATATTCCTGTTAAATACGACCCCAATGCCTCTGCAGAAAAAGAGATGGCCTCCGAATTTGGTAATTTTAATTAA